The bacterium genome includes a window with the following:
- the dnaK gene encoding molecular chaperone DnaK, which yields MAKILGIDLGTTNSAMAIVEGGEPRIVENAEGARTTPSVVSISKNNERLVGLLARRQAVTNPKNTVYQIKRFIGHTFDEANVQKDKAVVPFEMQKSANGGIEVKMGDKWSSPEEISAMILQKLKADAEAKLGETITEAVITVPAYFNDAQRAATKDAGRIAGLDVKRIINEPTAAALAYGFNKKKDEKIVVFDFGGGTFDISVLEVGDDVIEVRSTDGDAHLGGKDIDQTIINWLAEEFKKESGIDVRNDPLARQRLDEAAEKAKIELSTAVETEVNIPFITSDASGPRHLLVKMTRAKLEELSDEFVKRAMDITKRAMDASPFKVGDIHEVILVGGQTRMPAIQSAVEKFFNKKPNMSVNPDEVVALGAAIQGGILQGDVKDVLLLDVIPLSLGIETLGGVATKLIERNTTIPTSKSQVFSTAADNQPSVEIHIVQGERPMANDNKSLGKFNLDGIPPAPRGTPQIEVTFDIDANGILSVKAKDKTSGKEQSIRIEQRSGLTDQDIEKMRADAEANAEADKQKKELIELQNAADQVAYAAEKALKEHGDKVSEDIRTNVQSKIDALKTARNGTDADAMKKATEELSTAMSAIGEAMQKAQQSDQKPPEQGPESSQSGPQA from the coding sequence ATGGCAAAAATCCTCGGAATCGATCTCGGAACTACCAACTCGGCGATGGCCATCGTCGAAGGCGGCGAGCCACGCATCGTTGAGAACGCTGAAGGCGCCCGCACGACCCCCTCGGTCGTCTCTATCTCAAAAAACAACGAACGCCTCGTCGGTCTTCTTGCGCGACGTCAGGCGGTAACCAACCCGAAGAACACGGTCTATCAGATCAAGCGCTTCATCGGCCACACCTTTGACGAGGCGAACGTGCAGAAAGACAAAGCGGTCGTCCCGTTCGAGATGCAGAAGAGTGCGAATGGCGGCATCGAAGTGAAAATGGGCGACAAGTGGTCTTCTCCTGAGGAGATCTCCGCGATGATCCTCCAGAAACTGAAGGCAGATGCCGAAGCGAAGCTTGGCGAGACGATAACCGAGGCGGTTATCACCGTTCCCGCGTACTTCAACGACGCGCAGCGTGCCGCAACCAAGGATGCAGGACGCATCGCCGGACTTGATGTGAAGCGCATCATCAACGAACCGACCGCGGCTGCGCTCGCCTACGGCTTCAACAAGAAGAAGGACGAGAAGATCGTCGTCTTCGACTTCGGCGGTGGAACCTTCGATATCTCAGTGCTCGAGGTGGGCGATGACGTCATCGAAGTGCGCTCGACCGACGGGGACGCGCATCTCGGCGGCAAAGACATCGACCAGACCATCATCAATTGGCTCGCGGAGGAGTTCAAGAAGGAGAGCGGCATCGACGTCCGCAATGACCCTTTGGCGCGCCAGCGACTCGATGAGGCCGCAGAAAAGGCGAAGATCGAACTGTCGACCGCAGTGGAAACTGAAGTCAACATCCCATTCATCACTTCCGATGCATCGGGTCCACGCCACCTCCTCGTGAAGATGACCCGCGCGAAGCTTGAAGAACTCTCCGACGAATTCGTGAAGCGTGCGATGGACATCACCAAGCGCGCGATGGATGCGTCACCGTTCAAGGTAGGGGATATCCACGAAGTCATCCTCGTCGGTGGTCAGACACGCATGCCGGCTATCCAGAGTGCGGTGGAGAAATTCTTCAACAAGAAGCCGAACATGAGCGTGAATCCGGATGAAGTGGTCGCTCTCGGTGCCGCGATCCAGGGCGGCATCCTTCAGGGAGACGTGAAGGACGTCCTTCTCCTTGATGTCATCCCGCTCTCGCTCGGCATCGAGACGCTTGGCGGTGTCGCGACGAAACTCATCGAACGCAATACGACGATCCCGACCTCGAAGTCGCAGGTCTTCTCGACCGCTGCTGACAATCAGCCGTCAGTCGAGATCCATATCGTCCAAGGCGAGCGCCCGATGGCAAACGACAACAAATCCCTCGGCAAATTCAATCTTGATGGCATTCCGCCGGCTCCGCGCGGCACGCCGCAGATCGAAGTCACGTTCGATATCGACGCGAACGGTATCCTCAGCGTGAAAGCGAAGGACAAGACCTCCGGCAAGGAACAGTCCATCCGCATCGAACAGCGTTCCGGCCTCACTGATCAGGATATCGAGAAGATGCGCGCAGATGCCGAGGCGAATGCCGAAGCAGATAAGCAGAAGAAAGAGCTTATCGAACTCCAGAATGCCGCGGATCAAGTGGCCTACGCGGCAGAAAAGGCACTTAAGGAGCACGGTGATAAGGTGAGCGAGGATATCCGCACCAATGTGCAGTCGAAGATCGACGCGCTCAAAACAGCACGCAACGGCACCGACGCTGACGCGATGAAAAAAGCCACCGAAGAACTCTCGACGGCCATGAGCGCGATCGGCGAAGCCATGCAGAAAGCTCAGCAGAGCGATCAGAAGCCGCCTGAACAGGGTCCAGAATCATCGCAGAGCGGTCCACAAGCCTAA
- a CDS encoding UDP-N-acetylglucosamine--N-acetylmuramyl-(pentapeptide) pyrophosphoryl-undecaprenol N-acetylglucosamine transferase: protein MKIVLTGGGTGGHFYPLIAVVQGIESICKERKLLEPQYYYVGPTPFDARALAEHDIEHRSAPAGKMSRESKIPNPLSFISTWAGIMKCFFLLFNLYPDVIFSTGGYAAFPTLVAARLLNIPVIIYDADATPGRVSLYASKFARWIAVAHPDAATMFPEKVRSKIARTGHPIRLEIESPAPEGAHEFLKLDPSVPTIFVMGGSQGAQAINNVIIDTIPQLVQKYNVIHQAGTNNMEEVAGIANVVLKDIPHAERYRTFGLLNALAMKMSAGIANLVVARAGSGTIFEISAWGTPSILIPIPETISHDQTENAFSYARAGAALVIEQKNLTQHVLEAEIERLMSDPEARKRMSEAAKAFARPGAGRKIAEVILETGIAHEPAV from the coding sequence ATGAAGATCGTCCTTACGGGTGGCGGTACCGGTGGGCATTTCTACCCGCTTATCGCGGTCGTGCAGGGCATTGAAAGCATCTGCAAAGAGCGCAAACTTCTCGAGCCGCAGTACTACTATGTCGGCCCGACCCCCTTCGACGCACGTGCGCTCGCCGAGCATGATATCGAGCACCGCTCGGCACCCGCAGGCAAGATGTCGCGCGAATCGAAGATCCCGAACCCGCTGAGCTTCATCAGCACATGGGCCGGCATCATGAAATGCTTCTTCCTTTTATTCAATCTGTATCCCGATGTCATCTTCTCGACCGGCGGCTACGCGGCATTCCCGACACTCGTTGCCGCACGACTCTTGAATATTCCCGTCATCATCTACGACGCTGATGCGACACCGGGACGCGTTTCCCTCTACGCTTCGAAGTTCGCACGCTGGATCGCCGTAGCGCACCCGGATGCAGCGACCATGTTCCCGGAAAAAGTACGCTCGAAGATCGCACGCACCGGTCATCCGATCCGCTTGGAGATCGAAAGTCCCGCACCCGAAGGCGCGCATGAATTCTTAAAGCTCGATCCGAGCGTCCCGACCATCTTCGTCATGGGCGGATCGCAAGGCGCGCAGGCCATCAACAACGTGATCATCGACACGATTCCGCAGCTCGTGCAGAAATACAATGTCATCCATCAGGCGGGCACGAACAATATGGAGGAAGTCGCCGGCATCGCGAACGTCGTCCTCAAAGACATCCCGCATGCAGAGCGCTATCGCACCTTCGGCCTCCTCAATGCGCTGGCCATGAAGATGTCGGCAGGAATCGCGAATCTCGTGGTCGCCCGCGCCGGCAGCGGCACCATCTTCGAGATATCCGCATGGGGAACTCCTTCAATTCTCATCCCGATCCCCGAGACGATCTCGCACGATCAGACGGAGAATGCGTTCTCCTATGCGCGCGCGGGTGCCGCACTCGTCATAGAGCAGAAGAATCTCACCCAACATGTTCTTGAGGCTGAAATCGAGCGCCTCATGAGTGATCCTGAAGCGCGTAAGCGCATGAGCGAAGCGGCGAAAGCGTTCGCACGCCCGGGAGCCGGTCGCAAGATCGCGGAAGTCATACTGGAGACCGGTATCGCCCACGAACCAGCCGTATGA
- the trpS gene encoding tryptophan--tRNA ligase, with protein sequence MQRLLTGLQPSGALHIGNYFGALKPFADMYGSYESYLMVVDYHALTSLKNGDELRTNIRNVVRDYLAVGIDPSKATIFQQSQVQEHTELAWILECLVSVSFLELGHAYKDKVAKGLEPNAGLFTYPMLMAADILLYDTDVVPVGEDQRQHLEYAREAASKFNIAFGETLKEPKELIQKSVAIVPGTDGKKMSKSYGNTIPLFGTKDEITKAVMSIVTDSAGDRPENVYAIHKLLKTEAELAPLYEANKGKYKALKDALIEDLEAFIAPMREKRNAISDEEVKKVLDEGSTKAREKAASKMKEIRAKVGVSL encoded by the coding sequence ATGCAACGCCTTTTGACAGGCCTTCAACCCTCTGGTGCACTCCACATCGGTAATTACTTCGGCGCACTCAAACCGTTTGCGGACATGTACGGCAGCTACGAAAGCTACCTCATGGTGGTCGACTATCACGCACTCACCTCGCTCAAGAACGGCGATGAACTGCGTACCAACATCCGCAACGTCGTCCGCGACTATCTCGCCGTCGGCATCGATCCCTCGAAGGCGACCATCTTCCAGCAATCGCAGGTGCAGGAACACACGGAGCTCGCTTGGATTTTGGAATGTCTCGTCAGCGTATCCTTCTTGGAACTCGGTCACGCGTACAAAGACAAAGTAGCGAAAGGACTTGAACCGAATGCCGGACTTTTCACGTATCCGATGCTGATGGCGGCGGATATCCTCCTTTACGACACTGATGTCGTACCGGTAGGTGAAGATCAGCGTCAGCATCTCGAATATGCGCGCGAGGCAGCTTCGAAGTTCAACATCGCATTCGGCGAAACACTCAAAGAACCGAAGGAATTGATCCAGAAATCAGTCGCCATTGTTCCCGGAACCGATGGTAAGAAGATGTCGAAGAGCTACGGCAATACCATTCCGCTTTTCGGTACGAAAGACGAGATCACCAAGGCGGTGATGAGTATCGTGACCGATTCAGCGGGGGATAGGCCGGAGAACGTCTATGCGATCCACAAGCTCCTGAAGACGGAAGCCGAGCTTGCGCCACTCTACGAGGCGAATAAGGGCAAGTACAAGGCACTCAAGGATGCGCTTATCGAGGATCTTGAGGCGTTCATCGCCCCGATGCGCGAGAAGCGTAACGCCATATCTGACGAAGAAGTCAAGAAAGTACTGGATGAAGGTTCCACAAAGGCCCGTGAGAAAGCGGCTTCCAAAATGAAGGAGATCCGTGCTAAAGTCGGCGTCTCACTGTAG
- a CDS encoding segregation/condensation protein A, translated as MSPEFSIETEHFAGPLETLLDLIEKRKMSVSKVSLAEVCDAYLAYVEKLPELPLSETSQFVLVASTLLLIKSRSLLPTVELSDDEEHSIEELERRLQRLAAIRKATKLLRGVWGRNPYVFARRAPDIAKAIGMQRATFAPGEAKGETILRAAQKLLNSLPSVNKLGEAVVAPVLALEDVIVNLKNRLATAARTRWSEISRGASRVDKIVHFLAVLELVRHGSVSVTQDRLFSDILIESDEVEGLPRYG; from the coding sequence ATGTCTCCGGAATTCTCCATAGAAACCGAGCATTTCGCCGGGCCGCTCGAGACGCTGCTTGATCTCATCGAGAAGCGCAAGATGTCGGTCTCGAAAGTCTCACTTGCCGAAGTGTGCGACGCGTATCTTGCCTACGTCGAAAAACTTCCGGAACTACCGCTTTCCGAAACCTCACAATTCGTTCTCGTTGCCTCGACACTGCTCCTCATCAAATCCCGCTCGCTTTTGCCGACAGTCGAGCTTTCCGATGATGAAGAGCATTCGATCGAGGAACTCGAGCGACGCCTGCAACGACTCGCTGCCATACGAAAGGCCACAAAACTGCTGCGCGGCGTCTGGGGCAGGAATCCGTATGTTTTCGCACGACGCGCACCGGATATCGCCAAAGCGATCGGCATGCAACGTGCCACCTTCGCGCCGGGCGAGGCGAAGGGCGAGACGATTCTCCGCGCCGCGCAGAAACTCCTTAATTCGCTGCCGAGCGTAAACAAGCTCGGTGAAGCCGTCGTTGCACCGGTCTTGGCACTTGAAGATGTGATCGTGAATCTGAAAAACCGACTTGCGACCGCAGCGCGCACCCGCTGGAGCGAGATATCCCGTGGCGCGTCGCGCGTTGACAAGATCGTCCACTTCCTCGCCGTCTTGGAGCTGGTACGTCACGGCTCCGTTTCCGTGACGCAGGATCGGCTTTTCAGCGATATACTGATCGAATCAGACGAAGTCGAAGGTCTCCCACGCTATGGCTGA
- a CDS encoding SET domain-containing protein-lysine N-methyltransferase: MKKISVRESGIHGKGLFADEPIKKGEKIQYINGKREKKVTKSERDSREIEHWIGTGKFSWINTEGTPFRYINHSCEPSAAITGTKTVVALEDIPEGGEITIDYSMTDADPYWSITCHCGAKTCRKDIRAIYTVPEDVFRKHMPYVPRYFQRAYIRNHIHTRMRKQGKGVKRAPKA, translated from the coding sequence ATGAAGAAGATTTCGGTTCGCGAAAGCGGCATACATGGCAAAGGCCTTTTCGCCGACGAACCGATCAAGAAGGGGGAGAAGATCCAATACATCAACGGTAAGCGTGAAAAGAAGGTTACCAAGAGCGAGCGAGACTCCCGTGAAATCGAACATTGGATCGGTACCGGTAAATTCTCATGGATCAATACCGAGGGGACGCCGTTCCGTTACATCAATCATTCCTGCGAACCAAGCGCCGCGATTACCGGGACAAAGACGGTGGTTGCGCTGGAGGATATACCGGAAGGAGGTGAGATCACCATCGACTATTCGATGACCGACGCTGATCCGTACTGGAGCATCACCTGTCACTGTGGAGCAAAGACCTGTCGCAAGGATATCCGCGCCATCTATACCGTACCTGAGGATGTATTCCGCAAGCACATGCCGTACGTACCGCGGTACTTCCAGCGCGCATACATCCGCAACCACATCCACACCCGCATGCGCAAACAGGGGAAAGGCGTCAAACGCGCACCGAAGGCGTGA
- the dnaJ gene encoding molecular chaperone DnaJ, translated as MKDYYSILGVSKSASEEEIKKAFRTLAHKYHPDKKGGDEAKFKEASEAYAVLSDRKKRAEYDTYGRTFSGGASAGGFDFSNFAGFEGFQNGGVEFDLGDIFSDVFGGGGRRTRRGRDISIDVEIPFRDAIFGTERRILISKLGQCDTCSGTGAKKGSGTVTCAACNGKGQIKESRNTFFGTFTSARSCPTCKGRGEVPKETCTACHGEGVLKKQEEVHVVIPAGAENGEMIRMPGRGEAATGVPAGDLYVKIHVRQDKLFTRDGMNLVTALSIKLSDALLGSEYRIQTLDGETTLAIPQGVSQGEFLRIRGKGVPSHRGGRGDLLVRVDIEFPKKLSKKAKEAIEQLRKEGI; from the coding sequence ATGAAAGATTACTACTCGATCCTCGGCGTTTCGAAATCAGCAAGCGAAGAGGAGATCAAGAAGGCGTTCCGCACGCTGGCACACAAGTATCACCCTGATAAGAAAGGAGGTGACGAAGCGAAGTTCAAGGAAGCGAGCGAGGCGTACGCAGTACTCTCCGATAGGAAGAAGCGCGCCGAATACGATACCTACGGCAGGACATTCTCCGGTGGCGCATCCGCAGGAGGTTTTGATTTCTCGAATTTCGCCGGCTTTGAAGGATTCCAGAACGGCGGCGTCGAATTCGATCTCGGGGATATCTTCAGCGATGTCTTCGGTGGTGGCGGACGCCGTACGCGCCGCGGTCGCGACATCTCGATCGATGTCGAGATCCCGTTCCGTGATGCCATCTTCGGCACCGAACGCCGCATCCTTATCTCGAAACTCGGCCAGTGTGATACATGCTCCGGCACCGGCGCCAAGAAGGGCTCCGGCACCGTCACGTGTGCGGCGTGCAACGGAAAGGGTCAGATAAAGGAAAGCCGCAATACCTTCTTCGGCACCTTTACCTCTGCGCGCAGCTGTCCGACCTGCAAAGGCCGCGGCGAAGTCCCGAAGGAAACCTGCACCGCGTGTCACGGCGAGGGCGTACTCAAGAAGCAGGAAGAGGTACACGTCGTCATTCCTGCAGGAGCGGAAAACGGCGAGATGATCCGCATGCCGGGCCGCGGCGAAGCGGCTACCGGAGTCCCTGCAGGGGATCTCTACGTGAAGATCCATGTCCGTCAGGACAAGCTTTTCACCCGCGACGGCATGAATCTTGTCACCGCGCTTTCCATCAAGCTCTCCGATGCGCTCCTCGGCTCCGAATACCGCATCCAGACGCTCGACGGCGAAACGACGCTCGCGATCCCGCAAGGCGTAAGTCAGGGCGAATTCCTCCGCATCCGCGGCAAGGGCGTACCTTCGCATCGCGGTGGGCGTGGCGATCTTCTGGTGCGCGTTGATATCGAATTCCCGAAGAAGCTCTCCAAGAAAGCGAAAGAGGCGATCGAGCAGCTCCGTAAAGAGGGAATCTAG
- a CDS encoding nucleotide exchange factor GrpE, with translation MFSSHEHEDIDFEPEDELGTVGAAKAKMQKLKDELAEVKKERQEYLDGWQRAKADLINAKKDAAEALQRAANAGKDSFVEELIPALDSFDMAMRSDAWKNVDNAWRIGVESIYSQLQGVLQAHGIEIYGKEGEDFDPSIHEAIEERGGGESHTIAKVLRCGYRTKSRILRPAQVTIYR, from the coding sequence ATGTTTTCTTCCCATGAACACGAAGATATCGATTTTGAACCCGAGGATGAGCTCGGGACTGTCGGCGCTGCAAAAGCGAAGATGCAGAAACTTAAGGATGAGCTGGCTGAGGTAAAGAAGGAGCGCCAGGAATATCTCGATGGCTGGCAGAGAGCGAAGGCCGACCTCATCAATGCGAAAAAGGACGCCGCGGAGGCCCTCCAGCGTGCCGCAAATGCGGGGAAAGACTCGTTCGTCGAGGAATTGATCCCTGCGCTTGATAGCTTCGATATGGCCATGCGTAGCGATGCGTGGAAGAACGTCGATAACGCCTGGAGAATCGGCGTCGAGAGCATCTACAGCCAATTACAAGGTGTTTTACAAGCGCATGGTATCGAGATATACGGAAAAGAGGGTGAGGATTTCGATCCGTCGATCCACGAAGCCATCGAAGAGCGCGGGGGAGGTGAATCGCACACGATAGCCAAGGTTCTTCGATGCGGATACCGGACGAAATCGCGCATACTGCGTCCGGCACAAGTGACAATCTACCGATAA
- a CDS encoding D-alanyl-D-alanine carboxypeptidase, whose amino-acid sequence MEPQQEQNQQADTQPELHYIPETPTPEPVVQTPTPTQPVLLAAPPLRQMLVGGSFLAVSILTGMALVTAYLPPFDVSTPQVQVAAAHSTQPDAFEGIQLSAKGVYVIDGTNDRVLYSKNPDAQLPLASITKVVLALAVSEVLPMDGTVMISRAAVEKGGGGLTYGEEWKVRELLDYLLIASSNTAAEALAEAAEEGIRAKYPEAPAERVVIWRMNKLAKDLGMESTYFLNPSGLDESITQAGALGSAKDIATLFSYALRTDRE is encoded by the coding sequence ATGGAGCCACAGCAGGAACAGAACCAGCAGGCGGACACGCAGCCTGAGCTGCACTACATTCCGGAAACACCGACTCCGGAACCGGTAGTGCAGACACCAACGCCGACCCAGCCGGTCCTTCTTGCCGCGCCACCGCTTCGCCAGATGCTCGTCGGCGGCTCCTTCCTTGCGGTAAGCATCCTCACCGGCATGGCGCTCGTGACCGCGTATCTGCCACCGTTTGATGTCTCCACGCCGCAAGTACAGGTAGCGGCGGCACATTCGACGCAGCCGGACGCATTTGAAGGAATCCAGCTTTCCGCGAAGGGTGTCTACGTCATCGACGGCACGAATGATCGCGTGCTGTATTCCAAGAATCCTGACGCCCAGCTTCCGCTCGCCTCTATTACGAAGGTCGTGCTCGCACTCGCGGTTTCCGAAGTCCTTCCGATGGATGGCACCGTAATGATCTCGCGAGCAGCCGTCGAAAAGGGAGGAGGAGGGCTTACCTATGGTGAGGAATGGAAGGTGCGCGAACTGCTCGATTACCTCCTCATCGCCTCTTCGAACACCGCCGCGGAAGCGCTTGCTGAGGCAGCAGAAGAAGGCATCCGTGCGAAATATCCTGAGGCACCGGCAGAACGGGTGGTCATCTGGCGCATGAATAAACTCGCCAAGGACCTCGGCATGGAGTCGACCTATTTCCTCAATCCGAGCGGACTTGATGAGAGCATCACGCAAGCAGGCGCACTCGGCTCCGCCAAAGACATCGCGACCCTCTTTTCCTATGCACTCCGCACCGATCGAGAA
- a CDS encoding SMC-Scp complex subunit ScpB, translating to MAELHKQIQALLFSEGGSLTYKSLARSLDVSEGDIRMHLDALAQKLEGTGLGIVRSDTEVSLAVVPEARDAVVKVIKEDEEKNIGEAGLEILAILLYEGPSTRAQIDYIRGVNSSSTIRTLLTRGLIERAGNPEDGREYIYRTTTELLAHLGVGNREELPEYGTIAPELSAFKAGLNDHGATAGTEPAGGHAA from the coding sequence ATGGCTGAACTCCACAAACAGATCCAAGCGCTGCTTTTCTCGGAAGGCGGTTCGCTCACGTATAAATCGCTCGCACGGTCTTTGGACGTGAGCGAAGGGGATATACGGATGCATCTCGATGCACTTGCCCAGAAACTGGAGGGCACCGGACTCGGCATCGTGCGCTCAGATACGGAAGTCTCACTTGCGGTCGTGCCGGAAGCACGTGACGCTGTCGTAAAGGTCATCAAGGAAGATGAGGAGAAGAACATCGGCGAAGCGGGACTGGAAATCCTCGCGATCCTCCTCTACGAGGGCCCGTCGACGCGTGCGCAGATCGACTACATCCGCGGCGTGAATTCTTCATCCACCATCCGCACACTTCTTACCCGTGGCCTTATCGAACGCGCGGGAAATCCCGAGGATGGCCGCGAATATATCTACCGGACGACAACGGAACTGCTCGCACATCTCGGTGTGGGTAACCGGGAAGAGCTGCCGGAATATGGTACAATCGCACCCGAACTCTCTGCATTCAAGGCAGGACTGAACGATCATGGAGCCACAGCAGGAACAGAACCAGCAGGCGGACACGCAGCCTGA
- the aspS gene encoding aspartate--tRNA(Asn) ligase, with product MTRVLIGDLKNHVGETVTINGWVSVRRDQGKMVFFDIRDRSGTIQGVVLPKSEAIAVAKETNVESAVSMTGIVNQRPEKNIVAEKQNGDIELQIEGIEILNAAHTLPFELHVELNLDTHLDNLPLTLKSERTRQIFTLQASILDEYRNSLKSRGFTEFVAPAIVGGDAEGGAAVFKLEYFKEQAAYLATSPQFYKQIMTGAFERAFTIAKVFRAEKSATTRHISEITQMDFEMAFIKDETEVMKELQTTIQDVVKAVREKHADIFKAFKVDVPLAPAEFPVFTLQEAQAIVAKEYNRTIEDTDDMAPEDERQICEYAKAKFGSDFVFITRFPTKKRAFYTYEDASEAPLSRGFDLLFRGLEINSGAQRIHNYDSLIARIRERGMDPEKFEYYLQAFKYGIPPHGGCSTGLERFTGRMLELANIKESTAFPRDMTRIDGRLSSE from the coding sequence ATGACACGCGTACTTATCGGGGACCTCAAAAACCACGTGGGCGAGACGGTAACCATCAATGGCTGGGTCTCCGTACGCCGCGATCAGGGAAAGATGGTCTTTTTCGATATCCGCGACCGTTCGGGAACCATCCAGGGGGTGGTATTGCCGAAATCTGAAGCGATTGCCGTTGCGAAGGAGACCAACGTGGAGAGTGCGGTTTCCATGACCGGTATCGTCAACCAGCGACCGGAGAAGAACATCGTGGCTGAGAAGCAGAATGGCGATATCGAACTTCAGATCGAAGGCATCGAAATTTTAAATGCGGCGCATACGCTCCCGTTCGAACTGCATGTCGAACTCAATCTCGACACGCACCTCGACAACCTTCCGCTTACGCTCAAGAGCGAACGCACGCGCCAGATCTTCACCCTTCAAGCGAGCATCCTCGATGAATACCGCAATTCTCTTAAATCTCGCGGATTCACGGAATTCGTCGCTCCCGCGATCGTCGGCGGTGATGCCGAAGGCGGTGCAGCCGTTTTCAAGCTCGAATACTTCAAGGAGCAGGCTGCGTACCTCGCGACTTCACCGCAGTTCTACAAGCAGATCATGACCGGCGCGTTCGAGCGTGCATTCACGATCGCAAAGGTCTTCCGCGCGGAGAAGAGCGCGACCACGCGTCATATTTCCGAGATCACCCAGATGGACTTCGAGATGGCGTTCATCAAGGACGAAACCGAAGTCATGAAAGAACTGCAGACGACTATCCAGGACGTCGTGAAGGCAGTGAGGGAGAAGCATGCGGACATTTTCAAGGCATTCAAGGTAGATGTGCCGCTCGCGCCTGCCGAATTCCCGGTCTTTACGCTTCAGGAGGCACAGGCAATCGTCGCGAAGGAATACAATCGCACCATCGAGGACACTGATGACATGGCGCCGGAAGACGAGCGTCAGATCTGCGAATACGCGAAGGCGAAATTCGGCTCCGACTTCGTATTCATCACGCGTTTTCCCACGAAGAAGCGCGCATTCTATACCTACGAAGATGCATCCGAGGCACCGCTCTCACGCGGATTCGATCTTCTGTTCCGTGGACTCGAAATCAACAGCGGTGCGCAGCGTATCCATAACTACGACTCTCTCATCGCCCGCATCAGGGAGCGCGGCATGGATCCGGAGAAATTCGAATACTATCTGCAGGCATTCAAATACGGCATCCCGCCGCACGGCGGCTGCTCGACCGGATTGGAGCGCTTCACCGGCCGCATGCTCGAGCTCGCGAATATCAAGGAATCGACCGCATTCCCGCGCGATATGACGCGAATCGACGGCCGTCTTTCTTCTGAATAG
- a CDS encoding FtsW/RodA/SpoVE family cell cycle protein: protein MRTARPDTSLLIILAALVLGGLLMFSSAAVGLLARGNTHISGVMMNHFILGVGLGLIGLVICSVIDYKLWRRFAAYLFGGSIFLTLLTFIPGLAMEHGGGRLWLDFGFATFQPAELLKITGIMFASMYFAGLRDETQTWKGLATFAGICAPLVLILGLQPDFGTLGIIIISIFSVAVAAGVRFRDIALIAVAGATVLLIMSFIPRYEYFFSRIDTFLNPAAQNAQGGGYQIRQSLIAIGSGGVTGRGIGQGIQKFTYLPEPMGDSIYAVIAEELGFIGGSLVIALFLILGLKGLSIAAHAPDFFGGLMAVGISAYLVGEAFVNIAAMLGMAPLTGIPLTFISQGGSAMLVSLASAGILINISRYQTKK, encoded by the coding sequence ATGCGGACAGCCCGACCCGACACCTCACTCCTGATCATCCTTGCCGCCCTCGTACTGGGCGGTCTTCTCATGTTCTCCTCGGCAGCCGTCGGTCTCTTGGCTCGCGGCAACACACACATCTCCGGCGTCATGATGAACCACTTCATCCTCGGCGTCGGCCTCGGCCTCATCGGACTCGTCATCTGCTCCGTCATCGACTACAAGCTCTGGCGTCGTTTCGCCGCGTATCTTTTCGGCGGCTCCATCTTTCTTACCTTGCTTACCTTCATCCCGGGCCTCGCGATGGAGCACGGCGGAGGACGATTGTGGCTCGATTTCGGATTCGCGACATTCCAACCGGCGGAACTCCTGAAAATCACCGGCATCATGTTTGCCTCGATGTATTTCGCGGGGTTACGTGATGAGACACAGACATGGAAAGGCCTTGCTACCTTTGCGGGTATCTGTGCTCCGCTCGTACTCATCCTCGGTCTTCAGCCGGATTTCGGCACGCTCGGCATCATCATCATTTCGATCTTCAGCGTCGCGGTCGCTGCCGGCGTCCGATTCCGCGATATCGCACTCATCGCCGTCGCAGGCGCCACCGTGCTTCTCATCATGTCGTTCATCCCGCGCTACGAATACTTCTTCAGCCGCATCGATACCTTCCTGAATCCCGCCGCACAGAATGCGCAGGGTGGAGGATACCAGATCAGGCAATCCCTCATCGCGATCGGCTCCGGTGGCGTGACCGGCCGAGGCATAGGTCAAGGTATCCAGAAGTTCACCTATCTTCCCGAGCCGATGGGGGATTCGATCTATGCAGTCATCGCGGAAGAGCTCGGATTCATCGGGGGCTCCTTGGTCATCGCACTCTTCCTCATCCTCGGTCTCAAAGGCCTCAGTATCGCCGCGCATGCGCCGGATTTCTTCGGCGGGCTTATGGCCGTCGGCATCTCCGCGTACCTCGTGGGAGAAGCGTTCGTGAATATCGCGGCAATGCTCGGCATGGCACCGCTCACCGGAATCCCGCTGACGTTCATAAGCCAAGGCGGTTCCGCCATGCTGGTTTCCCTGGCCAGCGCTGGAATTCTTATTAATATCTCGCGCTATCAGACGAAAAAATGA